The following proteins come from a genomic window of Miscanthus floridulus cultivar M001 chromosome 2, ASM1932011v1, whole genome shotgun sequence:
- the LOC136539233 gene encoding deoxymugineic acid synthase 1-B-like, with protein sequence MEYVDLYLIHFPVSMRPPVVEGGLAVVKEDLVEMDMKGVWEEMEECHRRGLARAIGVSNFTCKKLEYLLSFAKIPPAANQVEVHPHCRQNKLRAFCMEKGIQLCAFSPLGAKGTAWANNSVMECPVLKQIAHEKGKTVAQVCIRWVFEQGDCVIVKSFNDKRMRENLDIFGWELTEDDLRKIRCLPESRGTFDFFVHESGPFKTAEEFWDGEIVAGQSANQIAVRLDPTSLQ encoded by the exons ATGGAGTACGTGGATCTTTATCTCATTCACTTTCCGGTGAGCATGCGGCCGCCCGTGGTGGAAGGAGGCCTGGCGGTGGTGAAGGAGGACCTGGTGGAGATGGACATGAAGGGGGTGtgggaggagatggaggagtgCCACAGGCGAGGGCTTGCGAGGGCCATTGGCGTCAGCAACTTCACCTGCAAGAAGCTAGAATACTTGCTATCCTTTGCAAAGATTCCCCCGGCTGCCAACCAG GTGGAGGTGCACCCACACTGCCGTCAGAACAAGCTAAGAGCATTTTGCATGGAGAAAGGAATCCAACTCTGCGCATTCTCACCGCTTGGTGCCAAGGGCACAGCATGGGCTAACAACTCCGTCATGGAGTGCCCTGTCCTCAAGCAGATAGCCCATGAAAAGGGCAAAACCGTTGCCCAG GTGTGCATTAGGTGGGTGTTTGAGCAGGGAGATTGCGTCATCGTAAAAAGCTTCAACGACAAGAGGATGCGAGAGAACCTCGACATATTCGGCTGGGAGCTGACGGAAGACGACCTTCGCAAAATTCGCTGCCTCCCAGAATCGAGGGGAACCTTCGATTTCTTCGTCCATGAGTCCGGGCCTTTCAAAACCGCCGAAGAGTTTTGGGACGGTGAAATCGTTGCTGGCCAATCCGCTAACCAAATTGCTGTCCGTTTGGATCCGACCAGCTTACAGTAA
- the LOC136539234 gene encoding probable E3 ubiquitin-protein ligase HIP1 produces the protein MMFRTRILLGRMGIYDQYQDWRLDVDNMTYDELLDLEDRIGHVSTGLREDEIIQSLRMVKYSAFNPNHFCTEMDRRCSICQEEFEANEETGKLSCGHSYHVNL, from the exons ATGATGTTCCGAACAAGGATATTATTGGGAAGAATGGGTATTTATGATCAGTATCAGGATTGGCGCCTCGATGTTGACAACATGACATATGAC GAATTGCTCGATCTTGAGGACCGGATTGGACATGTAAGTACAGGGCTTCGTGAAGACGAGATCATTCAAAGCCTTAGGATGGTCAAGTACTCCGCCTTCAACCCCAACCATTTTTGTACAGAAATGGATAGGAGATGTAGCATCTGTCAA GAAGAGTTTGAAGCAAACGAGGAAACTGGGAAGCTGAGCTGTGGCCACAGCTATCATGTGAATTTGTAG